From a single Brassica napus cultivar Da-Ae chromosome C9, Da-Ae, whole genome shotgun sequence genomic region:
- the LOC125592458 gene encoding uncharacterized mitochondrial protein AtMg00310-like codes for MAWVAWEKIAKPKPAGGLGMRDCQSFNDALLAKIGWRLLNNPNCLLGKFLKGKYFADCSILQATEASVMSHGWRSVLIGRDLLLKKMGWTVGDGVSINIWQDP; via the coding sequence ATGGCGTGGGTTGCGTGGGAGAAGATAGCAAAACCAAAGCCCGCCGGAGGGCTGGGAATGCGAGACTGCCAAAGCTTCAATGATGCACTGTTAGCCAAGATAGGATGGAGACTGTTGAATAATCCTAACTGCCTGCTGGGAAAGTTTCTAAAGGGCAAGTACTTTGCTGACTGCTCCATCTTACAAGCCACAGAAGCATCGGTTATGTCTCACGGCTGGCGTAGCGTTTTGATAGGGCGTGATCTTCTGCTAAAAAAAATGGGATGGACTGTGGGGGATGGAGTGTCCATTAATATTTGGCAGGATCCCTAG